In Pedobacter sp. SL55, the following proteins share a genomic window:
- a CDS encoding FecR family protein, whose protein sequence is MVLRKDKMEELFVKYWDGAADVSEKLLLLDWLKQSDENRKTFSQAYDIWLAASLGAENELTTAIALDRFKSRVINSEKYDHKNKKLVRYRLQIAASLLLAIFSLGYYISRKYIQMQQPMVINQVIMPEGSKGKVVLPDGTLVWLKSNTKIVYPETFSDKVRAVKVFGEAYFDVAPNKQKPFIVNANQLAIKVLGTKFNVRNYDERNDITVTLLEGKVSLLADSFTGEHFLLPNQQFVLNKKNLSTKLNKVKAETSVSWIKDRLVFENKPLSEIIPYMEAWYGVDITCDKAIADQTRLTFIIRNESLSEIMKSIQFVSSLKFQQKDNVLFINK, encoded by the coding sequence ATGGTGTTAAGAAAAGATAAAATGGAAGAATTGTTTGTCAAGTATTGGGATGGAGCTGCCGATGTTTCTGAGAAGCTATTGTTGCTAGATTGGTTGAAACAAAGTGATGAAAATAGGAAGACTTTTTCACAGGCTTATGATATTTGGCTTGCCGCCTCGTTGGGTGCCGAGAACGAGTTGACCACTGCTATCGCTTTAGATCGTTTCAAATCGAGGGTAATTAATTCCGAAAAATATGACCATAAAAATAAAAAATTGGTAAGGTACCGTTTGCAAATTGCGGCATCTCTTCTTTTGGCTATTTTTTCTCTAGGATATTATATTTCGAGAAAATATATCCAAATGCAGCAACCAATGGTTATAAACCAAGTAATTATGCCAGAGGGGAGCAAAGGTAAAGTGGTTTTGCCAGATGGGACTTTGGTTTGGTTAAAATCTAATACAAAAATTGTTTATCCAGAAACATTTTCGGATAAGGTTAGAGCGGTAAAAGTATTTGGCGAAGCTTATTTTGACGTAGCGCCTAATAAGCAAAAACCTTTTATAGTAAATGCAAACCAGTTGGCTATTAAAGTTTTGGGAACCAAGTTTAATGTAAGAAACTATGATGAAAGAAACGATATCACTGTAACTTTGTTAGAGGGAAAGGTTAGTCTTTTGGCTGATTCGTTTACAGGCGAGCATTTTTTGCTTCCTAATCAGCAGTTTGTGCTAAACAAGAAAAATTTATCTACCAAGTTAAATAAGGTTAAAGCAGAAACGTCTGTTTCGTGGATTAAAGATAGATTAGTGTTTGAGAACAAGCCGCTTTCAGAAATTATTCCTTACATGGAGGCTTGGTACGGTGTAGATATTACGTGCGATAAGGCAATAGCAGACCAAACACGCTTAACTTTTATCATTAGAAACGAATCGCTTAGCGAAATCATGAAATCTATACAATTTGTATCCTCATTAAAATTTCAGCAAAAAGATAATGTACTTTTTATTAATAAGTAA
- a CDS encoding sigma factor — MNAKEDLIFFEDLFKQYYATLKLYAFRYVSNEDIAEDIAQDVFFTFGKIEQK, encoded by the coding sequence ATGAACGCCAAAGAAGATCTGATATTTTTTGAAGATTTATTTAAGCAATACTATGCTACACTAAAATTATATGCCTTTCGCTATGTTAGCAACGAAGACATTGCCGAAGATATAGCACAAGATGTTTTTTTTACGTTTGGGAAAATAGAGCAAAAATAG
- a CDS encoding ferredoxin--NADP reductase, which translates to MGQLKVISVRQEVNETISIVLEPTNGVKPVYKAGQFLTLSFRIGDKELRRSYSAYSSPLVDEPLAIAVKLVENGEISRFLHHSLRAGDVVEVTEPNGMFFYEPEKDKERTVFLFAAGVGITPLYAILKTALVGEVYSKIVLIYSSRSTEETLFLDELKEWQNSYPDRFKLINLFSNSKNLLRARLNGFLVHELIREQLSFNKEDALFYTCGPVDYMDVCRISILGAGYKPHQVKRETFVLPEDEIDEDDATEKVVDKNTYSISLIFEGETHHLHVPWPKRILDVALENKIKIPYSCSGGVCSTCTATCISGGVRMDYNEVLTDDEIARGRVLVCTGHPTENGTTITWG; encoded by the coding sequence ATGGGGCAATTAAAAGTTATTAGCGTTAGGCAAGAAGTTAACGAAACCATTAGCATTGTATTAGAGCCAACTAATGGGGTAAAACCAGTTTACAAAGCTGGCCAATTTTTAACTTTATCATTTCGCATAGGCGATAAAGAGTTACGAAGATCTTACTCGGCCTACAGTTCGCCCTTGGTAGACGAACCTTTGGCCATTGCTGTTAAGCTAGTAGAAAATGGGGAAATTTCCAGGTTTTTGCATCACTCGCTAAGGGCAGGAGATGTAGTAGAAGTTACCGAACCTAACGGGATGTTTTTTTACGAACCCGAAAAGGATAAAGAAAGAACTGTTTTTCTATTTGCTGCGGGGGTGGGCATTACACCATTATACGCTATTTTAAAAACCGCTTTGGTTGGAGAAGTTTACTCTAAAATAGTATTGATTTACAGCAGTAGATCTACGGAAGAAACTTTGTTCTTGGATGAATTAAAAGAATGGCAAAATAGCTATCCCGATAGGTTTAAGCTAATTAATCTCTTTAGTAATTCTAAAAACTTATTAAGGGCTAGGTTAAATGGTTTTTTGGTTCACGAATTGATTAGAGAACAGCTATCTTTTAACAAGGAAGATGCACTTTTTTATACTTGTGGCCCGGTAGATTATATGGATGTTTGTCGTATTTCTATTTTAGGTGCTGGCTACAAGCCTCATCAGGTAAAACGAGAAACATTTGTATTGCCCGAAGATGAGATAGATGAAGATGACGCCACCGAAAAAGTAGTAGATAAAAACACCTATTCAATTAGTCTGATTTTTGAAGGAGAAACGCATCATTTACACGTACCCTGGCCTAAAAGGATACTGGATGTGGCGCTCGAAAATAAAATCAAAATTCCTTATAGTTGTAGTGGTGGTGTGTGTAGTACTTGTACTGCGACTTGCATCTCGGGCGGTGTAAGAATGGATTATAACGAGGTGCTTACCGATGATGAAATCGCTAGAGGTAGGGTGTTGGTTTGTACTGGGCATCCCACAGAAAATGGTACAACAATAACTTGGGGATAA
- a CDS encoding lytic transglycosylase domain-containing protein: protein MLKKHLIPLTVILGLLLMANVFAYKLPTEVENLKKDNYTNVKKETEEPVFSIAQLEFAEETLPVGDAKVTQKMKRTLASFSYGNLQTNRLHLKAAKWFPIVEPILAAYGIPNDFKYLPLVESGLRGGVSPKGAAGYWQFMPSTARMYGLKVNKKVDERYHLKKSTIAAAKYIKELYGIFDSWTLVAAAYNVGDGHMRRQINRQNQDNYFKMKLNRETGAYVYKLISMKEILENPSRNGYKNQEALIAYKPVEENTTTVE from the coding sequence ATGTTAAAGAAACACCTCATTCCATTAACAGTAATTTTAGGATTATTGCTGATGGCAAATGTGTTTGCTTATAAGCTACCAACAGAAGTAGAAAATCTTAAGAAAGATAACTATACCAACGTTAAAAAAGAAACCGAAGAGCCGGTATTTTCAATAGCTCAACTAGAGTTTGCCGAAGAAACATTGCCAGTTGGCGATGCCAAGGTAACTCAAAAGATGAAGAGAACTTTAGCTTCATTTTCTTATGGAAATTTGCAAACTAATCGTTTGCATTTAAAAGCAGCAAAGTGGTTTCCTATTGTAGAGCCTATTTTGGCCGCCTATGGTATACCTAACGATTTTAAGTACCTGCCTTTGGTAGAGTCTGGCTTAAGAGGAGGGGTATCGCCAAAAGGTGCAGCAGGTTACTGGCAGTTTATGCCAAGCACTGCCCGTATGTATGGTTTAAAGGTAAATAAGAAAGTAGACGAGCGCTACCACCTTAAAAAATCTACCATTGCCGCAGCAAAGTATATTAAAGAGCTTTATGGGATTTTTGATAGCTGGACTTTAGTAGCAGCAGCTTACAATGTTGGCGATGGCCACATGCGTAGGCAAATTAACCGCCAAAATCAGGATAATTATTTTAAAATGAAGCTAAATAGAGAAACAGGGGCTTATGTCTACAAACTGATCTCGATGAAGGAAATTTTAGAAAATCCGAGCCGTAACGGTTACAAAAATCAAGAAGCATTAATTGCTTACAAGCCTGTAGAAGAAAACACAACTACAGTAGAATAG
- a CDS encoding sigma-70 family RNA polymerase sigma factor — MRPYLLKAVFNRSINHSKSKYVKSNVSIEENIDYYIEKYIQSSVLHQEDSLLLKEINAEIMTCVSDLPEQCQKVFTLSRNIGLANKDIANQLNISVKTVEKHITKALKELKTHLQKKGYLEVIALLLSYKLKI; from the coding sequence ATGCGGCCTTATTTGCTAAAGGCGGTTTTCAATAGAAGTATAAACCATAGTAAAAGCAAATATGTAAAATCTAATGTTTCCATAGAAGAAAATATAGACTATTATATTGAGAAGTATATCCAATCTTCGGTGCTGCACCAAGAAGACAGCTTGCTTTTAAAGGAAATAAATGCCGAAATAATGACTTGTGTGAGTGACTTACCTGAGCAATGCCAAAAAGTTTTTACATTAAGCAGAAATATAGGTTTAGCAAACAAAGACATTGCCAACCAACTTAACATTAGTGTTAAAACCGTAGAAAAACATATCACAAAAGCACTGAAAGAGCTAAAAACGCATCTTCAAAAAAAAGGCTATTTAGAAGTCATAGCCTTACTGTTATCGTACAAGCTCAAAATCTAA